The following proteins come from a genomic window of Pseudocalidococcus azoricus BACA0444:
- a CDS encoding biotin transporter BioY: MATNKSNSPKGNSLSLLDQLIWAVLGLMLTVVGTFVEAVVALPQFFNRQGQWQLPTDWQALGTYPLPVSMQVAAVLLVGCMGGQYPAMISQIAYLGLGLAGFQIFSHGGGLNYWQEPTFGYLAGFIPAAWVCGMLAFRQSPRIEQFFLSCLAGLGIIHTCGLFYLMALGLGDRLPLPLWALVQQYSLYPLPGQIIIACLVALVARILRVVLIY; the protein is encoded by the coding sequence ATGGCAACTAACAAATCCAACAGTCCCAAGGGCAACAGTCTATCCCTCCTGGATCAGTTGATTTGGGCCGTGTTGGGCTTGATGCTGACGGTGGTGGGAACCTTTGTGGAAGCGGTGGTGGCTCTGCCCCAATTCTTTAATCGTCAGGGACAATGGCAACTTCCCACGGATTGGCAGGCTTTAGGTACGTACCCTCTTCCTGTTTCGATGCAGGTGGCGGCAGTGCTGTTGGTGGGCTGTATGGGGGGGCAGTATCCGGCCATGATTTCTCAGATCGCCTATTTGGGCCTGGGGTTAGCTGGGTTTCAAATTTTCTCCCACGGCGGTGGGTTGAATTATTGGCAGGAGCCGACCTTTGGCTATTTGGCGGGGTTTATTCCGGCGGCTTGGGTCTGTGGGATGCTTGCGTTTCGTCAGTCCCCCCGAATTGAGCAATTTTTTCTTAGTTGTCTGGCTGGCCTGGGGATTATTCACACCTGTGGGTTATTTTATTTGATGGCCCTTGGCCTGGGAGACCGCTTACCCCTGCCACTTTGGGCCTTAGTCCAACAATATTCTCTTTATCCGTTACCTGGACAAATTATCATCGCCTGTCTAGTAGCCCTTGTGGCTAGGATTTTACGGGTTGTCTTGATTTACTAA
- the psbU gene encoding photosystem II complex extrinsic protein PsbU encodes MQRFGRWFSLGCLLVVLSLGWMGWVMPVTAAESTEPIVNVVDEKLGSAYGQKIDLNNTNIAAFIEYRGLYPTLARKIIQYAPYQSVEDVLNIPGLSERQKEILQANFDNFTVTEVETALVEGGDRYNNGLYK; translated from the coding sequence ATGCAACGCTTTGGCCGCTGGTTCAGTCTGGGCTGTCTGCTTGTCGTCCTGTCATTGGGCTGGATGGGTTGGGTGATGCCAGTCACGGCTGCGGAATCTACAGAACCGATTGTCAATGTCGTCGATGAAAAGTTAGGCAGTGCCTATGGTCAGAAAATTGACCTGAATAACACGAACATCGCCGCCTTCATCGAATATCGGGGCTTGTATCCCACCTTGGCCCGGAAAATCATCCAGTATGCTCCCTATCAGTCGGTAGAGGATGTCTTGAATATTCCTGGCCTGTCGGAACGGCAAAAAGAAATTTTACAAGCTAATTTTGATAATTTTACAGTCACAGAAGTAGAGACAGCCCTCGTTGAAGGGGGAGATCGCTATAATAACGGCCTGTATAAATAA
- a CDS encoding adenylate/guanylate cyclase domain-containing protein: MPTIESDTSGAACPTAMQSQQPSPQQVFNPVLSYDPHQLSGLPAAELVAIILKQQETLNALQNQGVTPAEVLAPPLAPPKSPYLLLRTEDGNCYFTLTDSSCWTIGRGDDNSIPLPDRWMSRNHAMIQAMAPNEFYLIDLGSRNGTFLNSRRVNVPVSLRHGDHITFGQTELEFFAQAPVSQPHEDSATLGLNLDHPPEKHEGSATVLLHVRRLLSVLVVDIRGFTVLARQLDEALLSEVMGTWFHQAGNIIRQYGSWVDKYIGDAVMAVWIHSSTEVSVQDMQRVLLALHDLHQMTSRLHLDYGLDKPIRVGAGLNTGYAMVGNTGSGDRPDYTALGDTVNAAFRLESATKELAVDVALGATTYGYLAGRDGDPKAISFRLQLANLKGYEAPVPIYTGTFGDLQQFLAMRIKRDDTLY; the protein is encoded by the coding sequence ATGCCTACAATAGAAAGCGACACATCGGGTGCAGCCTGTCCGACCGCCATGCAGAGCCAACAACCCTCACCCCAGCAGGTTTTCAATCCAGTTCTAAGCTACGATCCACACCAGTTGTCTGGTTTACCTGCCGCAGAACTTGTCGCGATTATCTTAAAACAGCAAGAGACGCTCAATGCCCTCCAAAATCAGGGTGTTACTCCTGCTGAGGTTCTCGCCCCCCCCCTTGCGCCCCCGAAAAGTCCCTATCTGCTCCTGCGCACTGAAGACGGCAATTGTTACTTTACCCTCACCGATAGTAGTTGTTGGACAATTGGCCGTGGAGACGATAATTCCATTCCCCTCCCGGATCGGTGGATGTCCCGCAACCATGCCATGATTCAAGCGATGGCCCCCAACGAGTTTTATTTAATTGATTTGGGGAGTCGGAATGGCACCTTTCTGAACAGTCGGCGGGTGAATGTCCCAGTCTCGTTACGGCATGGGGATCACATCACCTTCGGACAAACGGAGTTAGAGTTTTTTGCCCAGGCCCCAGTCAGCCAGCCCCACGAAGATAGTGCTACCCTCGGCTTAAACCTCGATCATCCCCCCGAAAAGCACGAAGGATCCGCAACGGTTTTACTCCATGTCCGCCGTCTTCTCTCAGTTTTAGTCGTGGATATTCGCGGCTTTACAGTGCTAGCTCGCCAGTTAGATGAGGCACTGCTTTCGGAGGTCATGGGCACGTGGTTTCACCAGGCCGGAAATATTATCCGTCAGTATGGAAGTTGGGTGGATAAATACATTGGCGATGCGGTCATGGCCGTTTGGATCCACAGCAGCACAGAAGTCTCAGTGCAGGATATGCAGCGGGTGCTCCTGGCCCTCCATGATCTCCACCAAATGACTAGTCGCCTCCACCTTGACTATGGCCTGGATAAACCGATTCGCGTTGGGGCGGGCTTAAACACAGGCTATGCCATGGTTGGCAATACAGGCAGTGGGGATCGCCCAGACTATACGGCCTTGGGAGATACAGTCAATGCCGCCTTTCGCTTAGAATCGGCTACTAAAGAACTGGCTGTGGATGTGGCTCTGGGAGCAACTACCTATGGCTATCTTGCCGGGCGGGATGGAGATCCCAAAGCCATTTCCTTTCGGCTCCAACTGGCTAATTTAAAAGGCTATGAAGCCCCAGTCCCCATCTACACCGGAACCTTTGGAGATTTACAACAATTCCTCGCAATGAGGATCAAGCGAGATGATACGCTCTACTAA
- the psb29 gene encoding photosystem II biogenesis protein Psp29 — translation MFQLFTVQITRTVSDTKKAFYAAHTRPIHSIFRRFVEELLVEVHLLRVNTNFVYSPLLALGIVTAYNHFMSGYRPETDRNSIFTSFAIAEEFDPQQLQADASRWEELAGLELGELQTRLQAWISEGGDPWHNSLRDAVNNPQTKYSRLQAIGLYHLLEQAAGNLTQELTTLEASLEQLSPVVNLPVDKVKKDLELYRSNLDKMIQAQKIMAELVEVERKRREQAANEANAPTPPASESLTNPESTSAEASS, via the coding sequence TTGTTTCAGTTATTCACCGTGCAAATCACCCGAACCGTTTCCGACACTAAAAAAGCCTTCTACGCAGCCCACACTCGCCCCATCCACTCAATTTTTCGGCGGTTTGTGGAAGAACTTTTGGTGGAAGTCCATCTCCTGCGGGTTAATACCAATTTTGTCTATAGCCCCCTCTTAGCCTTAGGAATTGTCACGGCCTATAACCACTTCATGTCCGGGTATCGCCCCGAAACTGACCGGAACTCTATTTTTACCTCCTTTGCTATTGCCGAGGAATTTGATCCCCAACAACTCCAGGCCGATGCGTCTCGCTGGGAAGAATTGGCAGGCTTAGAACTAGGGGAATTACAAACTCGGCTCCAGGCCTGGATTAGTGAAGGGGGAGACCCATGGCACAATTCTCTCCGGGATGCGGTGAATAATCCCCAGACCAAGTACAGCCGCTTACAGGCCATTGGGCTATATCATCTCTTAGAGCAAGCGGCGGGTAATCTCACCCAAGAGTTAACGACCTTAGAGGCCAGTCTTGAGCAACTGTCCCCTGTGGTGAATCTACCTGTGGATAAGGTTAAAAAGGATTTAGAACTTTACCGCAGCAATCTGGATAAGATGATCCAAGCTCAAAAGATCATGGCGGAATTAGTTGAAGTTGAGCGGAAACGGCGGGAACAGGCGGCCAATGAAGCCAATGCCCCTACTCCCCCAGCGAGTGAGAGTCTAACGAATCCAGAATCCACCTCCGCCGAAGCCTCAAGTTAG
- a CDS encoding class I SAM-dependent methyltransferase, producing MSSQKEEMLTRAKTVFNAASDYFDAPALSFWNRYGQQTIDQLSLRPGAQVLDVCCGSGASAIPAAIRVGPTGHIMGVDLAESLLELARQKSQAKGLKNIEFRCGDFENLGLPDGCFDAVVCVFGIFFVPDMEAAVQELWRMVRPGGKLAITSWGEKVFEPANQAFWEVLAAERPDLAKTVTPWERIRHSDTLQALLEAGGATQVQVLSHIGSHKLTAAEDWWTMVLGGGLRGIVNQLNSAEWEQVRQANLDFLQSNQIQALEVDVLYAIAEKIRNLT from the coding sequence ATGAGTAGCCAAAAAGAAGAAATGCTCACCAGAGCCAAAACGGTGTTTAATGCCGCCTCAGATTACTTTGATGCTCCAGCCTTATCATTCTGGAATCGCTATGGCCAGCAAACTATTGATCAGCTTTCGCTGCGGCCCGGTGCTCAGGTTTTAGATGTGTGTTGTGGCAGTGGGGCTTCGGCTATTCCGGCGGCGATTCGTGTTGGCCCCACAGGCCATATTATGGGGGTTGATTTAGCGGAATCTCTGCTAGAACTGGCTCGGCAAAAATCCCAGGCCAAGGGATTGAAGAATATCGAGTTTCGCTGTGGAGATTTTGAGAATCTGGGTCTGCCCGATGGCTGTTTTGATGCCGTTGTCTGTGTCTTTGGGATTTTCTTTGTCCCGGATATGGAAGCAGCGGTGCAAGAGTTATGGCGGATGGTACGGCCTGGGGGCAAGCTAGCGATTACGTCTTGGGGAGAAAAAGTTTTTGAACCGGCAAACCAGGCCTTTTGGGAGGTACTGGCAGCGGAACGCCCAGACTTAGCCAAGACAGTTACGCCGTGGGAACGAATTCGCCATTCCGATACACTCCAGGCCCTGCTGGAAGCCGGGGGAGCAACCCAAGTGCAGGTTTTGAGCCATATTGGCAGCCACAAACTGACCGCAGCGGAAGACTGGTGGACGATGGTTTTAGGGGGTGGTCTGAGAGGGATTGTCAATCAACTTAATTCCGCCGAGTGGGAACAGGTACGCCAGGCCAATTTAGATTTCCTTCAGAGCAATCAGATTCAGGCCTTAGAGGTTGATGTTTTGTATGCGATCGCTGAAAAAATTAGGAACCTAACTTGA
- the nadB gene encoding L-aspartate oxidase — translation MSSISIPPVPVTVPFVFDVLVIGSGAAGLSAALTLSKVYRVGVLTKDTLDQSASIWAQGGMAAAIAAEDSPQFHARDTLKAGAGLCDPESVNFLVSQAPAQVARLLAMGVAFDHANQQPALTLEAAHSHPRVLHAADTTGQALVTTLLRQVHQSLNITLLPAWHVLDLWLNPEGTACVGVCVLGLGQLQWLPARLVVLATGGGGQVFAQTTNPAISTGDGVAMAWRAGVAVRDLEFIQFHPTALKLPQAPRFLISEAVRGEGAHLVDATGRRFVFDYHPDGELAPRDVVSRAIYHHLQATETEQVWLDLRPIPLPRLHYRFPKIIQVCQAWGIDVSQTPIPVSPAAHYWMGGVVTNLYGATDLPGLAAVGETASTGVHGANRLASNSLLECFVFSEQLATLQLPATTHPDSLPQWPPSDPLEIPHVDADWCEGVRRQLPQLVWQSAGISRHETPLTAATEKVQAWRTTLHQLPIGQYLIHHQPHTQGIKVNSNQAKVLQQWIELRNLLDIAYLILKSALFRTESRGGHFRSDYPETDPAWQQHTLIRGETWLQQPINQAKP, via the coding sequence ATGTCCTCTATCTCGATTCCTCCTGTCCCCGTTACTGTTCCTTTTGTCTTTGATGTCCTCGTCATTGGCTCTGGGGCGGCGGGTTTGAGCGCGGCATTAACCCTATCTAAAGTCTATCGAGTTGGAGTTTTAACCAAAGATACCCTCGATCAATCCGCCAGTATTTGGGCCCAAGGGGGGATGGCGGCGGCCATTGCAGCTGAGGATTCTCCCCAATTTCATGCCAGGGATACTCTTAAAGCAGGGGCTGGTCTTTGCGATCCCGAGTCTGTTAATTTCCTCGTTTCCCAGGCCCCGGCCCAAGTTGCCCGCCTTTTAGCAATGGGGGTCGCCTTTGATCATGCCAATCAGCAACCGGCCTTAACCCTAGAAGCCGCCCATTCCCACCCCCGCGTTCTCCATGCGGCTGATACCACCGGCCAGGCCCTTGTCACCACCCTTCTCAGACAAGTCCATCAGTCCCTCAACATTACTCTGCTCCCGGCCTGGCACGTTTTAGATCTGTGGTTAAATCCTGAGGGAACTGCTTGCGTGGGTGTTTGTGTCTTAGGGCTAGGTCAACTGCAATGGCTACCGGCGCGATTAGTGGTTTTAGCCACCGGAGGTGGGGGTCAAGTGTTTGCCCAAACTACAAATCCAGCCATTAGTACCGGGGATGGGGTGGCGATGGCCTGGCGAGCGGGGGTGGCAGTGCGCGATTTAGAGTTCATTCAATTCCATCCCACGGCCTTAAAACTGCCTCAGGCCCCGCGATTTTTAATCAGCGAAGCAGTGCGAGGAGAGGGGGCCCACTTGGTTGATGCCACTGGGCGCAGGTTTGTCTTTGATTATCATCCAGATGGTGAATTAGCCCCCCGCGATGTCGTCAGTCGGGCCATTTACCACCATCTCCAAGCCACTGAAACAGAACAGGTCTGGTTAGATTTACGCCCGATTCCCCTCCCACGTCTTCACTATCGGTTTCCGAAAATTATCCAAGTCTGCCAGGCCTGGGGCATTGACGTTAGCCAAACCCCGATTCCCGTCTCCCCAGCAGCCCACTATTGGATGGGAGGCGTTGTCACCAATCTCTACGGGGCAACGGATTTACCCGGCCTCGCCGCTGTTGGGGAAACCGCCAGTACAGGGGTGCATGGGGCCAATCGGCTCGCCAGTAATTCTTTGCTTGAATGCTTTGTTTTTTCCGAGCAGTTAGCCACCCTCCAACTTCCCGCTACTACTCACCCCGATAGTTTGCCCCAATGGCCTCCCTCAGACCCCCTAGAAATCCCTCATGTGGATGCTGACTGGTGTGAAGGCGTTCGCCGCCAACTCCCCCAATTAGTTTGGCAAAGTGCTGGTATTTCCCGCCATGAAACCCCATTGACAGCCGCAACCGAGAAAGTCCAGGCCTGGCGAACTACTCTGCATCAACTCCCCATCGGTCAATATCTAATCCACCACCAACCTCACACTCAGGGAATTAAGGTCAACTCAAACCAGGCCAAGGTTTTACAGCAATGGATTGAACTGCGAAATCTTTTGGATATTGCTTACCTGATTCTCAAAAGTGCCCTATTTCGCACCGAAAGCCGCGGCGGTCATTTTCGCTCAGACTACCCGGAAACCGATCCGGCCTGGCAACAACACACCCTCATCCGTGGGGAAACCTGGCTACAGCAGCCCATTAACCAGGCCAAACCCTAA